One segment of Arthrobacter sp. MMS18-M83 DNA contains the following:
- a CDS encoding PQQ-dependent sugar dehydrogenase, producing the protein MNQAKAGPGSFLRPRLLPARALLAAACISALLLSACTGSSPGTGSSPGGTSTGSPAAPPSASQSDTVQPPKPEGNGPELLRKLDLNLTLPWSIVFLDDGTAIISERDTRLIKSVRNGHATTIGEFPGVVPGGEGGLLGLALSPTFSGDRLLYSYFTAESDNRIARTRLEQSADGRLSLGTPEVIFSGIPKAPTHNGGRIRFGPDGFLYVGTGDSQRPEQAQDRNALGGKILRLTPDGKPAPGNPFGNNPVYSYGHRNVQGLAWDSAGRLWASEFGPDVNDELNLIKAGGNFGWPEVTGAPGRAGYLDAKVVWPSTADSSPSGLEIVNGTAFTSALRGQRLWTVTLSGETAGTPVAYFTAQYGRLRDVSLAPDGTLWVLSNNQNPDFALVLKPPR; encoded by the coding sequence ATGAACCAGGCAAAGGCGGGTCCCGGAAGCTTTCTGCGGCCCCGCCTTTTGCCTGCCCGGGCGCTCCTGGCTGCGGCCTGCATCTCGGCGTTGCTGCTGAGCGCATGCACGGGGAGTTCCCCCGGCACCGGCTCGTCGCCAGGAGGAACGTCAACCGGGTCGCCGGCAGCGCCACCGTCCGCGAGCCAATCAGATACCGTCCAGCCCCCTAAGCCCGAAGGCAACGGACCGGAGTTGCTTCGGAAACTGGACCTGAATCTCACCCTCCCGTGGTCCATCGTGTTCCTCGACGACGGCACCGCCATCATCTCCGAACGGGACACCAGGCTCATAAAATCCGTCCGGAACGGCCACGCCACCACCATTGGCGAGTTTCCCGGCGTCGTACCCGGCGGCGAAGGCGGCCTGCTGGGACTGGCCCTCTCCCCGACGTTCTCCGGAGACCGCCTGCTTTATAGCTATTTCACCGCTGAATCGGACAACAGAATTGCCCGGACCCGGCTGGAACAGTCAGCAGACGGCCGCCTCAGTCTTGGCACGCCCGAAGTCATCTTCTCCGGCATCCCCAAAGCCCCAACCCATAACGGCGGCCGTATCCGCTTCGGACCCGACGGCTTCCTCTACGTCGGCACAGGTGATTCGCAGCGCCCCGAGCAGGCACAGGACCGCAATGCGCTTGGCGGGAAGATCCTGCGGCTCACACCCGATGGAAAACCGGCGCCGGGCAACCCCTTCGGCAACAATCCGGTGTACAGCTACGGACACCGCAATGTGCAGGGCCTGGCGTGGGACAGCGCAGGCAGACTTTGGGCGAGCGAATTCGGACCCGATGTGAACGACGAACTCAATCTCATCAAAGCAGGCGGCAACTTCGGCTGGCCGGAAGTAACGGGGGCGCCCGGCCGAGCCGGTTACCTTGATGCCAAGGTTGTGTGGCCGTCGACGGCGGACTCCTCCCCGAGCGGCCTGGAAATCGTCAACGGAACGGCGTTCACGAGCGCGTTGCGGGGGCAGCGATTGTGGACGGTGACGCTCAGTGGTGAAACGGCTGGGACTCCTGTGGCATACTTCACAGCCCAATACGGCCGCCTCCGGGACGTTTCGCTTGCGCCTGACGGCACCCTGTGGGTTCTCAGCAACAACCAAAACCCCGATTTTGCACTGGTCCTGAAGCCTCCCCGGTAG